taactaaaACGCGAGTTGGCCATTcaaattaatgatcggaagaacgcgtatcgaccactgttactgtaaaatatgcacgtatatccatttaaacaaaattttggtcaaatgtggattatatcatgacactggcaagaatatggttacatgtcaagatgccgtaccaagtatgacaacgctacattcaactgcttttgaaatacagtgttttttcacatcttgaaaagtaaccgttttgaacatacgtgagtttcattaGGCAGCAACGTTATGTTACAATCACAGCACGCACGCTACAAAAATGGCTTcgaatgtaaatgagatccctGTTCAAATTTTAAGTCTGTGTATTGTACCTCTATCGTCTTCATGGTGAAAGACCTATAAACAGACACAGGTCTCCCACACAACTTTGCTTTGCGTTTTCTGTAGAACTGCACCATTTCTTGAGCTTTCTCGTCCGTTTCAAGTTCAATTACAGCCTACAGGAACACATAAGGATTAGTAAAAAAGTAATAATCCAAGGCAAAATGGTTAAAATGAACTTAAATTAGCAAAGACACATTAGACTGACCTCCTGTCTGTATACTGATACAGTGTGTTTCACTATAGTGCCAAAGGGTGCACATAAACTGGAGAGATCCTTCAAcaagttgtgtttttttctgACAGGCCACACCACCACCACTTTACCTTCCTGTAAAAGTGCAAATCAAAACAGACATGATAGGAACTTTTCATTCATTTCTGTTAAAAGTCAAAGCTGATCTTAGCCTGACCCTAAACTGAACACACAAATATTTCTGCATTTTAACATTTAGCATTGTTTGAATTGATTTCCTTGTGGCCTACACCAGCTAGTAGGCATTGGCTGCATCTGAAATCGCAAACAGTGACGgtaggtacactgtaaaaaatttgctgtaattatgcagctggttgccagtaacttactgtagaagataaagactgaaaatgtttcatgttcatttaactttaaacaaactgttgcaagttaataacataaatgtaaaatctacagtaagttactggcagctagttgatACATTACTTGACATACAGTACGTCGTCTCGTCATAACAACAAGTTAGTCGTTAACTGGAAAGACATTAAACAAgtgcaatttaaccacaaggcATAgctcttctttttcttcttggttggataactcctctacCGAGTGTCCCGTGTCCATCTAATAAACACTTCAGGATCTTGCAGCAATCTTTTCAtctactgtttttggaatactatgaattctATGAacactactcgcctcgcctactgcttttcgcctactatatagtatggaagtatgcggtttcggacgcagccattgCCTTTTCTCATAGTGTCATGCTGGAAAAAATGTGAGGTATTAAATGAGTGGTGATACTGACCTGTGGATAATATTTATctggaaaaaaataacaataaaaagtgTTACTGACACAGATTAGTGCACTGCGggaaaaatatgaatttgtTCATGTAGCTCAAATGGTAGGGCATTGCGTTATCAGCTCAAAGTTCATGGGATTGATTACCAGGAAACACATATTCTGATAAAATTTTGACCGTAAAAAAACTTTTCAATAGCGTCAGTCATATGCATAAATTTAAATGACCTAATTCACTGCCTATACACATTTATTAGTTAAGATAGCATGCAAACATTTCTAAAAcagtaactgtaaaaaattagttaTCATTAGTTTGTTATCATGTCTTATTCTAGTTTTTCCATTATAAACTAAGCAAGGATGCTGTGCAAGATGGATGCTTTGCTAATATCATAAGTTCTGATATGAcctctttaaaggattagtccattttcttaaaaaaaatccagattatttaatcaccaccatgttatccaaaatgttgatgtttttctttgtttactCGAGAACAAACCATGCtctttgagaaaaacattccaggacctTCCCCACTCCAATGGACctcaatggaccccaacacccaACAGCttcaatgcagtttcaaagtgcagcttcaaaggactctaaacgatcccaaacgaggcataagggtatTATCTagcttgtcatttttggcaagaaaaaaaaaaatgcacttttaaaccacaagttctcttcttcctccggctgtgtgacgcaccagcgcgacctcatataattgcgtaatgaggtcgaaaggtcacgtgttacatatatgaaacgcacatttgcggaccactttaaataataaactgacacaaagacattaattagtatcatttcacatacaacaacgtcggaacagtcctctttctccacacttgcaaacactggggcgtagtttcgcctacgtcatccgtgacctcttgacgtattaTGTGAGGTCTGGCTGGCGCGTCAAACGAACGGAGGAAGAcgtgttgtggtttaaaagtgcattttttttctcgtcaaaaatgacaatcgttttgctataTAAGAggcccttatgcctcgtttgagatcgtttagagtcctttgaaactgcaattttaaactgcaatagaactgttaagtgttggggtccattaaagtccattgaaatgagataaatcctggaatattttcctaaaaaaaaacataatttcttctcgactgaacaaagaaagacatcaacattatgcatgacatggtggtgagtaaatctggatttttttaaagaaaattgactaatcctttaatggaTTTGGGCAGAGCTGTTTATTTGATAAACCCAAAGTCGTTTCACCCGTTGTGCTGTCCAGCTCATCTAATGTCACAAAATCTTCAATGTTTTCAGGAAATTCTGCATCGTCCTGCCAATCATCCTGAAAATACAAACGTATAAAAACATGCTTAGTCACTGTGTCAAAATCAATGCatcctttaaaaaataaaatctttagCTTGAAGTAATTTGTTGAATCTATTTTGAGCCCACAAATGTAAATGATGCATCTATTTACGTTCTTTAATATTAGGAGTGCAGTGCAAGCAAAAATACAAGTAAACCCCCCTCCCCCCTACCCCAAAAAGGCACACGTGtgttaacatgttaaaacaaacCTGTCGATCATCTGGACGATCATCTAAAGCTCTTTCTCTGTAATCCTCTCGGTCTTCCTGAGCAGCAGCAGGCTCCTCCTCCCCCGTCTTAATCTCCTCCTCCTCTGCTTGTGTCATGATGTCATCTGTCGCATCATCAAGAAGCCCAGGTTCATCTTCCATCTGAATCCCCTCTTCGTCCTCCTCTTCATGTTTCTCAGGGGCGTCCATGTTGTCCTGGCTGGAGCTGTTGGTTTTCTCCTTGTTGATGGAGGACTCGTCTTTTGGTTTACTGCTGCTGTCACCTCTTCTGGATGGTTGTTCTGGGCTGTCCTCTCGCATAAACACTTTATTTAGTTTCGATAAGGAATATTCTTGATCCAGTGCATGCTAAACCCATGCCAAATTTGAACGCAGAGCATTTGATGTTAGCAAAGCTTTTTCCCcccatttattttactttacaaataTACAACAGTTGTATTCAAGTCTCTTACCGCAGGCTTGTCACGTGGGACATGTAAACCTTGACGCTCCTGCCTTGAATCCTCAGCGGGTTACTGTGGTAATACTTCACCATGATATCTGCATCTCGCCAGTTGACCATCTCGATCAAGGCCTGAACGTGCACAAAAaccatttaacattttttaaaacaaagttaAATTTGACAGTTCCTCCGTGTGGTTACTCTACCTTACAGTCTGTGAATTTCGACTGCCGCACTTCGCCGAACATGTCTGCGAGCTCCAAGACCTCAGCCTCAACATCTCCAGGAGGCAAGCGTGAGAAGCAAACTACCGAAGGCACGGTCGAATGTTTGGCTCGTTTTTGCGAAGGCTCTTCAAACCAGGGTGGCGACTGTAAATCAGAAACATCCAAAAGCTGTCTACGAAACCCATGGTAATGCTGGAAATGTCTTATTTGTTGATGCGAATGTGACTCTTTGGAATGTGATGGGTAAGGTTAGTACTCACATGGATGCCATCCACTGTAGGTGATAAGTACAGGGTGACACGTGTCTCCTTGATAAAGGCAGGTTTCATTTGATAGTGACTGACCATGTTTTGAGCCTCCTTCTGAGTAGCAAACTCCAAAAATCCCTGTGATCCACCACATAGCATTAACAGAGGTAATATCCCCAAAAATCCCCAAAGGATTTCATCATTAATAGAGTAGTTTACCCGAAAATTAAAATTAGCCTATATTTTACTCACCCTAGGTGtatgactttcttctttcagcCAAACATAGTCAGAGCCCTATTTAATAATGGCCTTTTTGCCGAACGTCACATGAATAAACCGGAAAACAGGTCTTATTGCTTTCACTGGTCCAGAAAATGTTAACTGCAACTTGAACTGATGGCAatacagtatttataaaaaaatttaggTTTTCAGCTAATCAAGCTAGATGTTTTCATTTGCTACATTTATTCTGTTTTagaaaacatacagtacaaatgcCAGTGAGAATTTGAACTTTAACATATCATCTGTATATGCAGTGGACATCGGTTTTGCTTCATTTTTGGAAGCTTCTTTGAATGCATCTTGAGTAAAACATCTCTATTTTAATAAAGCACACGCAAAACACCTAAACCGGAAGTTATGTGACCTTTGTAAAGTTTGTTGCGCAAAACCCCTatatccaggctttataatggcattaaatTGTCCCCCAGTTTTTTAAAAGCTTCAAAAAGagcatccatccatcaaaaacTTATCCATGCagttattaaatgtattttgaaGTAAAGGAATGGGTTTTTATAACATTGGCTTTTGTAACGCCTGACCTCAACTCTCTCGTGAACATGGGTATGGCTGTAGTCTTGCaagtttgaaatatatgtttctagatataaaaaaatgatattaaaccaaCGATGATAAACACttgccttctgagggtaatccgtgccattttgttgtagaaaatccatatttaaaactttataaatgaaaataactagcttccggtaacgccgccatcttagttGCGTCTgcattcaagatgagagcgTACAACAAAATGGCGCaaattaccctcagaaggcctttgtttatcatcgtggagccgtttggatttattttgtgaaggatggatgcacatttattggacttgaaggagtggACCCTGTAAattcacatttgattaactgaaacaTCTAATTcagagtttacaccaaccgcgtttcaggcatcaaaatcgcgtctacagCCCtggtttgctgcttgaacattcGAATGCAttcgcgtgtagagcggaggagacgcgcggaaaaagcaagcatttgacgcgcgtcagaggcaaactctgcttcttgtgggaggggcatgtgctatgcggttgtctgtttgcaagatgattgatgttgattgtgcatttatcgagagagttaccagtttctATTCGGTAactactatagggggaaaataaacggcgcgggtcgataaacgtcacgtgacttttgaggaaaacattgcaggatttttctcattttaatggactttaatagacaccaacaattaacacttaactcaacacgtaacagtttttttcaaaggactataaacaatcccaaacgaggcataagagtcttatctagcaaaacgattgtcatatttgacaagaaaaataacaaatatacacttttaaagcacaacttctaatctagatccggtcgtgatgcgccagcgtgaccccatgcaatacgtcatgacgtcaagaggtcacagaagacgaacgcaaaactctgccccagtgtttacaagtgtgttgaaagagggccattcctacattgttgtatgtcaactgatactaattaatgtcttttttacaatgtattgtttacaatggtccgcaaatgtgcgttttatatatgtaacacatgacctccctatgtcactacgcatttacgttaggtcgcgctggaccggacctagacgaaaagttgtggtttaaaagagcatattttttatttttcttgtcaaaaatgacaatagtttcgctagataagacccttatgcctagtttgggatcatttatagtcctttgaaacccCGTTGAAAAAacctgttatgtgttgagttaagtgttaagtgttggtgtctattaaaatgagaaaaatcctgcaatgttttcctcaaaaaacataatttcttctggactgaacaaagaaagaaatcaacattttggatgacatggtggtgagtaaattatctggatttttcttttaagaaaatggaatattcctttaatataattCCAACTATGTTTGGCTGAAAAAATTAAGTCATATACACATAGGATAAtataagggtgagtaaaatatgggctgattacattttttgggtaaactaccCCTTTTATCCCCTCTTTTCATAGAGACAGAgtgcagttatgcaaattttaaAACCACGTCCACCGGAGGGaacgcaatccaaccgtctccattgactttgtattgcgagaagccgcctccttgggttttacggctcgacagcttataaaaacgtatttctgggttctttagcttattagctgtacatattgtcacacagcagcttttaggcattattcagttttttgttataagccagaaatgacaaggaggcggcttctcgcaatacaaagtcaatggagacggttggattgctcccccccggtgggcgtggttttcaggttatgacgcgctgcgctctgtctctatgggtTCTTAtgaattttacatttttctttgtttgtggAACAAAACATGTCAGGATGTTACAGAGTGTTTCATTATTTAGCATAACTTTTACATCTCTTTCTGGTGTTTTATTACCTTTGCAGGGAACACCAAATGTTTTACTACCGTGCCAAACGGCTTGCTGAGCTCTAAAAGTTCCTCCAGGGACACAGCGCCCATATGAAACTTGGCGACTACCACTTTGGTGCTGGGCTaaggataaataataaaaaaaaacatatagcaAAGCGCTTGCATTTGAATTTGATTGCACAAATAATAGACATTAAAGCAGCAGCACagttatatattatacataaattCAGTAATCTAAATTACCTTCGGAGGGTATGGATGGTCTATTGTAGTGGACATCGAGGTGTCACcttaaacagacacacacaaaacaatatTTGCTCAATCTGTTATAAATTATTTGCTATTCTGTAATTGTAAAGGATTCCTGATAAGCTTCTGGACTTTGAGGATGTaacattttgtaaatgtagcTACAAACAGGAACTTTAATTAGTGAAGATAAAAAGTTGTGTACCTGATATGGGGTTAGAGCTGTATGGTCTTTTAGGAGGCAGAGAAGAACGCGAACTTCGCCAAGACGACTTCGATTCACGTGATTTGTGACGGTAACCCAAAAGATGTTCTTTCCATGTCTGTAAAGTCAAGAATGCAAAACAAGTGTGATAAATGAATTATGACACAGTTCACGTGTTTACATGCGTACTTTTCTACTGATGATCGAATCACATCGCACTACACCACCCCTTTCAATACGATTGAAATTTGGATCTGATCGACCTCAATCGCATTGATTACCTccttccccgccattgacgagttaactggtcaattaaaggtcacattcttcctgatcccattttttcaaactttagtttagtgtgtaatgttgctgttagagcataaataatacatgcagaatgataaagctcaaagttcactgc
The sequence above is drawn from the Misgurnus anguillicaudatus chromosome 22, ASM2758022v2, whole genome shotgun sequence genome and encodes:
- the LOC129441083 gene encoding uncharacterized protein isoform X1; amino-acid sequence: MESLASEDAGETETISPQSLYATLGLSPEDVDALAKIPESEISVETLPYLIMELKGKRANKTAAAADTDQRHKPRTSQEKQDTPEKRKSRPGSHDHEHHGKEEGRRSTGGRRDSRHRSSREKQSGDDVAAETEVGDPTDFPHECSICKCVLNSIKTWKEHLLGYRHKSRESKSSWRSSRSSLPPKRPYSSNPISGDTSMSTTIDHPYPPKPSTKVVVAKFHMGAVSLEELLELSKPFGTVVKHLVFPAKGFLEFATQKEAQNMVSHYQMKPAFIKETRVTLYLSPTVDGIHSPPWFEEPSQKRAKHSTVPSVVCFSRLPPGDVEAEVLELADMFGEVRQSKFTDCKALIEMVNWRDADIMVKYYHSNPLRIQGRSVKVYMSHVTSLREDSPEQPSRRGDSSSKPKDESSINKEKTNSSSQDNMDAPEKHEEEDEEGIQMEDEPGLLDDATDDIMTQAEEEEIKTGEEEPAAAQEDREDYRERALDDRPDDRQDDWQDDAEFPENIEDFVTLDELDSTTGETTLDKYYPQEGKVVVVWPVRKKHNLLKDLSSLCAPFGTIVKHTVSVYRQEAVIELETDEKAQEMVQFYRKRKAKLCGRPVSVYRSFTMKTIESPSGRSVFISYLPTKREPRQRYTHTFLFKLAQPFGKLTGFFLNNKLGTSYLQFETAEAAEKMVAHYACRPCRFLGSVLKISMCRKGDSLIRWRQLDPDFEKKEFKTESKEPEQSTDRTEKDQNDHSSVPDFEGVCGDPVCQDKGSEDTDQQDKTPLGPYQPDHCVGVNYVIPVAGFFCKLCNVFYSDENKAKSEHCKTLEHYNNLKVKCGEVVEQTDEPLED
- the LOC129441083 gene encoding uncharacterized protein isoform X3, whose amino-acid sequence is MESLASEDAGETETISPQSLYATLGLSPEDVDALAKIPESEISVETLPYLIMELKGKRANKTAAAADTDQRHKPRTSQEKQDTPEKRKSRPGSHDHEHHGKEEGRRSTGGRRDSRHRSSREKQSGDDVAAETETWKEHLLGYRHKSRESKSSWRSSRSSLPPKRPYSSNPISGDTSMSTTIDHPYPPKPSTKVVVAKFHMGAVSLEELLELSKPFGTVVKHLVFPAKGFLEFATQKEAQNMVSHYQMKPAFIKETRVTLYLSPTVDGIHSPPWFEEPSQKRAKHSTVPSVVCFSRLPPGDVEAEVLELADMFGEVRQSKFTDCKALIEMVNWRDADIMVKYYHSNPLRIQGRSVKVYMSHVTSLREDSPEQPSRRGDSSSKPKDESSINKEKTNSSSQDNMDAPEKHEEEDEEGIQMEDEPGLLDDATDDIMTQAEEEEIKTGEEEPAAAQEDREDYRERALDDRPDDRQDDWQDDAEFPENIEDFVTLDELDSTTGETTLDKYYPQEGKVVVVWPVRKKHNLLKDLSSLCAPFGTIVKHTVSVYRQEAVIELETDEKAQEMVQFYRKRKAKLCGRPVSVYRSFTMKTIESPSGRSVFISYLPTKREPRQRYTHTFLFKLAQPFGKLTGFFLNNKLGTSYLQFETAEAAEKMVAHYACRPCRFLGSVLKISMCRKGDSLIRWRQLDPDFEKKEFKTESKEPEQSTDRTEKDQNDHSSVPDFEGVCGDPVCQDKGSEDTDQQDKTPLGPYQPDHCVGVNYVIPVAGFFCKLCNVFYSDENKAKSEHCKTLEHYNNLKVKCGEVVEQTDEPLED
- the LOC129441083 gene encoding uncharacterized protein isoform X2, with protein sequence MESLASEDAGETETISPQSLYATLGLSPEDVDALAKIPESEISVETLPYLIMELKGKRANKTAAAADTDQRHKPRTSQEKQDTPEKRKSRPGSHDHEHHGKEEGRRSTGGRRDSRHRSSREKQSGDDVAAETEVGDPTDFPHECSICKCVLNSIKTWKEHLLGYRHKSRESKSSWRSSRSSLPPKRPYSSNPISGDTSMSTTIDHPYPPKPSTKVVVAKFHMGAVSLEELLELSKPFGTVVKHLVFPAKGFLEFATQKEAQNMVSHYQMKPAFIKETRVTLYLSPTVDGIHSPPWFEEPSQKRAKHSTVPSVVCFSRLPPGDVEAEVLELADMFGEVRQSKFTDCKALIEMVNWRDADIMVKYYHSNPLRIQGRSVKVYMSHVTSLREDSPEQPSRRGDSSSKPKDESSINKEKTNSSSQDNMDAPEKHEEEDEEGIQMEDEPGLLDDATDDIMTQAEEEEIKTGEEEPAAAQEDREDYRERALDDRPDDRQDDWQDDAEFPENIEDFVTLDELDSTTDKYYPQEGKVVVVWPVRKKHNLLKDLSSLCAPFGTIVKHTVSVYRQEAVIELETDEKAQEMVQFYRKRKAKLCGRPVSVYRSFTMKTIESPSGRSVFISYLPTKREPRQRYTHTFLFKLAQPFGKLTGFFLNNKLGTSYLQFETAEAAEKMVAHYACRPCRFLGSVLKISMCRKGDSLIRWRQLDPDFEKKEFKTESKEPEQSTDRTEKDQNDHSSVPDFEGVCGDPVCQDKGSEDTDQQDKTPLGPYQPDHCVGVNYVIPVAGFFCKLCNVFYSDENKAKSEHCKTLEHYNNLKVKCGEVVEQTDEPLED